GCGATCGCCGATGCGTTGGCGCAACAACGACCAAGCACCCCAATCGTCTTCGTGCAAGCCGTCTTCGATTGAAATGATTGGATATTTGTTAACCAGATTTTCCCAGTAGCCCACCATTTCTTCGGAGCTAAGCTTGCGGCCTTCGCGGGCCAAGTTGTAGATGCCATTTTCGTAGATTTCGCTACATGCTGGGTCGAGTGCCAACATGACATCTTTGCCTGGGGTGTAGCCAGCTTTTTGAATCGCTTCGACGATCACTTCGAGAGCAGCTTCGTTTGATGGCAATGATGGCGCAAAACCACCTTCATCGCCAGTATTGGTGGCCAAACCACGGTCGTGCAGTACGTTCTTGAGCGTGTGGTAAATTTCCGCACCCCAGCGCAAAGCTTCGCGGAACGATGGAGCGCCAACTGGCATCACCATAAATTCTTGGAAGTCGGTGCTATCTTGGGCGTGCTTGCCACCATTCAAGATGTTCATCATTGGGACTGGCAAGGTATGCCCGAAAACCCCGCCAAGGTAGCGATAGAGTGGCAAACCAACTGACAATGCACCAGCTTTGGCTGTGGCCAATGAAACCCCTAAGATTGCATTAGCGCCAAGTTTACCTTTATTTTTAGTGCCATCAAGCTCAATCAAGGTCTTGTCAAGGGTAATTTGATCAAGTGCCTCTAAGCCTTCGATGGCTTCAGCAATATCTTCATTGACATGCTTTACAGCTTTGAGCACGCCTTTACCGCCATAGCGGCTTTTGTCGCCGTCGCGTAGTTCGACTGCTTCGTGTGCGCCAGTTGAAGCGCCCGAAGGAACAATTGCGCGGGCAAGCGTGCCATCTTCCAAACCGATTTCAACTTCAACGGTCGGGTTACCTCGGCTATCGAGAACTTCGCGACCGCGAACGTGCGTAATGAGTGCCATATTGAGAAGCCTCCTCAAGGGACACGAATCTTTATGCCCCATCATACCACGCTCTGTCCATTCGCTGGGTAGCGATTTCGCGACCTATCGAGAAAATATGAAGGATGATGGATGAGGGATGAAGGCTCTGGGCTAGCGAAACGTTTTGAGGGGTTGCAATAATTTCGATAGCCAAACGCCCAGAGCCTAGAGCCAAATCTTCGTGTCCTTCGTGCCCCTCGCGGTTTCGGTTATGCTGACCCCTGTCCCTGACCCCTGAAATCTAGGCTACAACTACGGTTTCAACCCCATCCAAAAAGCCATTGAGATCGGTGATGCGCACCCGCCCGACATTCGGGGCTGCTAACGAGGCTGCTTTGACAACCGAGGTATAGGTGGCATCGAATGCGCCTTGTTTGATGTAGCGTTCGCATTGTCGCCCTGAAATGCCACTAATTCGTCGCCCACTGGCATAAACCCCTGGGGTTTGCACAATGTAGGTTAATTGATCAGCGGCCAATGCTGAGGCGATCATCTGGGCTGCCGTATCAGCGTTGAGCAATTTCACTGCACCTGTGGCACTTTCCATCGCCAATGGAGCTAAAACTGGCAGCCAAGCCTGCTCTAGCAAATAGTGCAACACCTCAAAGCGCACAATTGGCTCATCGCTTTTGGGCAGCAAATACATCAATTCCAAATCCGAGCCACATAAGCCAATTGCTTGCAAATGATGTTGCGTCAGCGCAGCAACCAAGCGCGGATTGATCCCGCCACGCAAAGCCATGGCTGCAATTTCGGCAGCAGCCGGATGATTCGGGCCACCAATAGCGTTTAAGACGCGCGGCAAAATGCTGCCACCACCATGAATTAAAACCACTTGATCGTCGATGCTGCTTAAGGCACTAATTAATGTTTGCAATGAATCAGCTTGATCCACTTCGTAGCCGCTAATTTTGATTACGTGCGTCATTGCTGTTGTCCCCATCTGTGTTGTACACAATTGTAACGAGGGGGACTAGCCAACAATAGGATTAAAGATGACGAAGCGGTGACAGTTTATTTAGGCAATTGCGCTAATGCTTGCCAAACATGAGTTCGCTCCGGAAAGCCATTGGTTGCGCCTTTGACTGCAATTTTTCTGGCAGCCACATATTGCCCAAAACTCAGGGCTTGGCGGGGAGCCAAATCGCTGGCCAAACCTGCAATAAAACCAGCGCAAAACGCATCGCCTGCTCCCGTTTTATCGACGACTGGCCCAAGTTCAAAGGCTGGTTCATATTCGATTATGTTTGTTGTTCGCACGCCAAGGGTTGCACCATGATTGCCATGGGTTGCTACCACGATTTCAACCTCAAATTGCTGCCATAATCGGCGCATGAATTCATGACTATGCATAGCCAGTTGCTCAGTGCTAAGGATAACAATCGAAGCAGCTTGCAGAAAATCACGGTGATATTCGTCAATATCGATCAAGGCTTGTACATCGACAATGACTTTCCTGCCAGCTTCGCGGGCAGCTTGGGCAACGTAGCGACACCAGTTTTGGGTCGAGCAATAGACCCATTGGCTTTGTGCAAATAGCGCTGGTAATGTGGCTTCGGGGTAACGATAACGATGTACCGCTTTGGGGTCGTTGATGCACTGGCGATTCCCATCAGCATCAATTAATACAACTGTGCGCGAGGTTATTGGCCAATCGGGGCGAATGCAGTTGGTGGCTAAACCTTTGGCTTGGGCCAGTTGCAGCACCAGCTCAGCCATACGATCTTGACCAACTACACTACCAAAATGAACCTGGTGGCCCAGCGCAGTTAAGCCAACCGCGACATTGGCCGCAGCTCCGCCAATCTCATCGCTAATGCCATCGAAGCTAAATAATGTATCGCCCACGTGCAGTGGAAATTGCCCAATTGAAACGCTGGTATCAAGATTAAGATCGCCAAAAACAACAATCGCCTGATCCATTGTATGCTCCTCAAACTCAATAATTTAGTGGTTGCGCAGGGCTAGCGCGGGTGGGCGATAATCCATGGGGCTTCATACCAACCAACTTCGTGGTTGGGTTGCTCACGCCATTGCTGCAAAATATGTTGATGAAATGGCGCTAAAGCTGGGTATTGATCAGGTTCGAACCAACCCATTTGATCAACCTCACGCGAGGCTTGAAATGTGCCGCCAACCAGCTTGCCACACACCACAAACTCAAATTTAGGGCGATCGCGAGTAACGCCAATTAATGCCAAGCGTTCAGCGCGGACGTGCAAGCCCGATTCTTCATGTACTTCGCGTTCGAGGGTTTCGAGCGGCGATTCACCTTTGCTCATCCAACCGCCAGGCATGCCCCACGGATGCGAGCGGCGATAGGTATGATGAAACAATAATAAACGCCCCTGCTCATCGGTGATAATGCCTGCCACACCCAGCAAAAAGTGCGGGTTGATCAGATTAGCAGCGAGCCAGTGCAAGCGCGGCGGCAAACGAAAGCGTTTTAATAATGGAAAAATAAAGCTTGGTAATTCCACAAAAACCTCATAATTACGCTATTTGCTTTAGTATACGCCGAGATTGAGCTAGTGAGCTATGGCAGGCCAAACACAGCTTGAATGGTTAATGTAAACAACAAACACAAACCAAGATAAATTAAATGCCAAACTGCCCGCCACCGCCAATTTAGATTGTTAAAATTGAACTTGATCTGTTCGCTAACCACAATACCTAAACTAATGATGCCAAACCAAAGCGTAAATAGACTTGCGCCTGAGCCACGCACAAGCATCGTAACAGCATCATGAATTGCCCCACAGATAATAAATGTGAGCATAATTGCCAACCAGCGTGGCCCAATGCGGCGCAATGGCGCTTCAATATATCGTGCCAACCCATAGCCAAAAATCGGATTCCAATAACGCCAAAACCCAGCCAAACTATTAGCCCCAAATGCACGCTTTAACATGGCACTTAACGAGCCTTTGGCTCCAAGTGGTAAGCCAGTACGCCAGCGAATATAGGTTGTCAGTGAAATTCGTGATGCTGAGGTTGGAGTAGATTGTTCGTGCATTGAACGATTCCCATAATCAAGAATTAGCAGCGCTACGCAAAAACCCTGATTGGGTTACCAATTGCTTAATTTCGCTTAATAGAGGCCTAATTTGGTCAATTAAACAAAAAAGTAGAACATCCTAGTTGACAGAACATATGTATTTTTCTATAATAAAGACTAGAACGTCTATTCGTGTATGGCTGAATACCCACAGCCTCGTCGGCCCTGAAAGGAAGGCGCTTCAATGAGCGGATTATCGCAACGCCAACAACGGATCTATGATTACATCAAGCAATTTATTCGCACAAATGGCTATGCTCCGGCGATTCGCGATATTCAACGCGAGTTAAGTATTTCATCAACCTCAGTGGTTGCCTATAACTTACGCGCCCTCGAAAGCAAAGGCCATATCCGCCGCGAAGGTAATATCTCGCGAGCTATCGAATTGATCAATGCTGAGCAACCACTACCAACCGTGCTTGGTGGCCAACGGGTGCCAGTGCTGGGCGTAATTGCCGCTGGTCAGCCTATTCCAGTTCCCAACGATTCGGCCAACTCCGACGATTCGGTGTTAGTGCCCGAGGAAATTGTTGGCAGTGACAAGCTGGGCGATGTTTATGCCTTGCGGGTCAAAGGCTATTCGATGGTCGATGCCTTGATTGCCGATGGCGATATTGTCTTGTTGCGCTATCAGGCAACCGCCGAAAATGGCGAGATGGTCGCTGCCCGTATTCGCGATGAAAACGAAGTTACTTTGAAACGGATCTATTGGGAAGGCGACCGTGTGCGGTTGCAACCAGCTAACGTCACCATGGATGCAATGTACTATCCATCAACCAATGTGGAAGTGCAAGGCCGTGTGGTTGGGGTGATTCGTAACCTCGGCTAAAATCTAAATAAAACCACATAAACCCAAGGGACGGAATTATTTCCGTCCCTTTTTGTTGCTACGTTGATTAATCTTCTCTTGGGTTTCGATCAATTTGGCTTGCTGTTCTTGGAGTTTGTGTTGTTCTTGGGCTTTTTGCAGCGCTGCCTCGCCGAGTTTGATCCCAACATTTTTCATCTCTTGGTCGTAGGCTCGTTTACCCCGCCACAGCAAAAACGGAATCAACACGGGCCACCATGGCCGCAAATCTTGGAATTTCTGGCGATAATCCTCGACTTGGGCGCGAACTCTGGTGATATTGCTGAAGGTGGATAAGATTTTTTGTTTGACCATCACGTATACTCCCAACTAAAGCTAGTTGCATTATAGCTGAGATCGCCAAGCAATGGTCATTGTTTTGGTTCCCTCACCCCCTCACCCCCTCCTTTCAAGGGTAGGTTTTAACAATGATTGGGTGGGATATGGAGTCGATTTGCATGCCCTCACCCCCTGACCCCCTCTCCCGCACGCGAGGCGAGGAGGAACCGTTCTAGGAGTGCTCCCCTCGCCCACCGCAGTGGGCGAGGGGTTGGGGGTGAGGGGTCATGATGCATTGCTAACGCATATGGATAACCAAGAGTTAACTGGTTTCACCCAAACCTTCGTAGGCAGCGACAGCTAAACCAGCCCCGACGCTGGTAAAGGGATCTTGCTCGCGCAGCCGATCCTCAGTAAAGCGGTCGGCTAATAATTTGATAAAACGCGGAATTCGCGAGGAGCCGCCTGTGCGCAGCACCACATCAATTTGCTCGTGGCTCAGGCCAGCCGCGCGAACCGTGCGATCAACACAATCGCCAATGGCGCGGGCTTCGGGGCCAACGAGGCGCTCAAATTCAAAGCGGGGCAGCAAATGATCAAAATCAATATCTTTAACATGCATACTAATTTCAACTTGGCGTTCGCTCGAAAGTCGTCGTTTGGCCGCTTCGGCATGCTCATACAGCACCAACCCATAATTTTCGCGCACTAATGAGCGCAAGGCTTTGAGTTCTTTGGGTTTATCGCTGGTACGCACCGCTTCTTCGATGATATCGAGCATTTTTGGGGTGTGCATTTCGAGAATATTTTGCCAGTTGTCGAGGTGCTCCATCAAGGTAGCAGGTAAAGGCAATTTACGTGGGCCAAGCCGAGCACCATCACCAAAATATT
This genomic interval from Herpetosiphon gulosus contains the following:
- the eno gene encoding phosphopyruvate hydratase produces the protein MALITHVRGREVLDSRGNPTVEVEIGLEDGTLARAIVPSGASTGAHEAVELRDGDKSRYGGKGVLKAVKHVNEDIAEAIEGLEALDQITLDKTLIELDGTKNKGKLGANAILGVSLATAKAGALSVGLPLYRYLGGVFGHTLPVPMMNILNGGKHAQDSTDFQEFMVMPVGAPSFREALRWGAEIYHTLKNVLHDRGLATNTGDEGGFAPSLPSNEAALEVIVEAIQKAGYTPGKDVMLALDPACSEIYENGIYNLAREGRKLSSEEMVGYWENLVNKYPIISIEDGLHEDDWGAWSLLRQRIGDRVQLVGDDLLVTNVERLNRAIKENSANSILIKLNQIGTLTETLDAIQMAQRAGWTAIVSHRSGESEDVTVADLVVATNAGQIKTGAPARTDRVAKYNQLLRIEEELDSQAKFAGWSAFAVKRG
- a CDS encoding carbohydrate kinase family protein codes for the protein MDQAIVVFGDLNLDTSVSIGQFPLHVGDTLFSFDGISDEIGGAAANVAVGLTALGHQVHFGSVVGQDRMAELVLQLAQAKGLATNCIRPDWPITSRTVVLIDADGNRQCINDPKAVHRYRYPEATLPALFAQSQWVYCSTQNWCRYVAQAAREAGRKVIVDVQALIDIDEYHRDFLQAASIVILSTEQLAMHSHEFMRRLWQQFEVEIVVATHGNHGATLGVRTTNIIEYEPAFELGPVVDKTGAGDAFCAGFIAGLASDLAPRQALSFGQYVAARKIAVKGATNGFPERTHVWQALAQLPK
- a CDS encoding NUDIX hydrolase, whose product is MELPSFIFPLLKRFRLPPRLHWLAANLINPHFLLGVAGIITDEQGRLLLFHHTYRRSHPWGMPGGWMSKGESPLETLEREVHEESGLHVRAERLALIGVTRDRPKFEFVVCGKLVGGTFQASREVDQMGWFEPDQYPALAPFHQHILQQWREQPNHEVGWYEAPWIIAHPR
- a CDS encoding MBOAT family protein — protein: MHEQSTPTSASRISLTTYIRWRTGLPLGAKGSLSAMLKRAFGANSLAGFWRYWNPIFGYGLARYIEAPLRRIGPRWLAIMLTFIICGAIHDAVTMLVRGSGASLFTLWFGIISLGIVVSEQIKFNFNNLNWRWRAVWHLIYLGLCLLFTLTIQAVFGLP
- the lexA gene encoding transcriptional repressor LexA, translating into MSGLSQRQQRIYDYIKQFIRTNGYAPAIRDIQRELSISSTSVVAYNLRALESKGHIRREGNISRAIELINAEQPLPTVLGGQRVPVLGVIAAGQPIPVPNDSANSDDSVLVPEEIVGSDKLGDVYALRVKGYSMVDALIADGDIVLLRYQATAENGEMVAARIRDENEVTLKRIYWEGDRVRLQPANVTMDAMYYPSTNVEVQGRVVGVIRNLG